From the genome of Candidatus Hydrogenedentota bacterium:
AGGAATACCGACGGTGAGAGGGCGATGACAAGCACGGCGCCACTTACCAAGCAGGCACGGGTTGAAACCCACCCGTACGACCGCGCCAGTTCCTTGGTCGAGACTGGTTTCGTAAAGTGGAATACAGCTACTCCTGAGACATACTCCCGGTAAGCAAATGCGGATACGATCAGGCCGATAGGCAATGCGCACATGAACAGAAGGAACTGCGTCTGCTCAAGCATGAACGCGAAATATGGGATCGGGGAGTCTCCGAGCCGGAAGCTATTGCCCCACGGTTCGCCCCAAAGGCCGCAGAATGTGCCAGGCGAAATCAGTGCCAAAGCGAGATTCGCGACGGCAATCACCGTGAACACCAAGGGAAATAGGCGCCCCTTCCGCCGCCATTCGTACCAGCGGTGGGCCTGTTCCGCGTTCTCAAATTCGCTTCCAGCGGCGCCGGGATTCCTCATTACGGATTGGAGCAGCCCGCGAAGGGTTGCAGTGGTCAGCACGCCCGTGCGCTGGAGACGGACCGCGACGATACAGAGCAGGGCGCTGAGCAGAGAAACGCCGCCCATGAGTGTCAGGAACGCCGCAAAGTGGTATTTGAGCAACAGTCCGAACCCGAGATACGCCAGCGTCAGGCTCGATCCCGCCACCGCGATAATCGCGCCGGCCGTGGAGGCGGGTCCCAGCCACCAGCAGACCGCTTGTGCGCACAGATAATAAGGCATCAGATGAAGCGCAAGACCTCCCGCCGCCGCTGCAAATGTGCTTAGGGCACGCACAAAGACGGGACCATGGGCCACCTCTGCAAGACGCGGCCCAAGCGGTTGCCCCGTCAGCACCAACAAGAGAATAGGCGAGAGACTGACGAAAGAGTATCCCGCCAGCGCCAGAAATCCAAAGCGCAGGTGCGCGAGAGCCAATCGGGAACTGCGAACCGGCAGCTTGAAATGCGTGACATCCAGCCCGAGATGGAGATCGCCCCGCTGGCCGTGAACAAACAGGAGGAAAAGAATCAGGATCATGCCGTCAATGACCTGAAACGAGCCGCACATCTCCTGACACGCGCGCGCGAATGAAGCATTCCCAGAATGCCAGTACAGGCATGCCAAGCCCCCCAGCAAGAGTGGCGGCAGGCACAAGACCGCGAGGGGAAGTCGTATGCTACGCCATTTTTCCCAGTCCAGGGCGCTTTCCCAATCTCTCATGGCTTACACCTCCGCGCGCGGGGCGCGGCCCGCGCGGACGCGCGCGACGAATACGTCTTCGAGGCTGGGCCGTTCGTCGCGGACGATTTGGATGCCCTGCGCGGCGAGCGCTTCGTCGACACCGGGCGTGTGGTCCTCGACGAGGACGGTCCAGTCGCGGCCGGCGCCTTCCCAGCCGGATGCGCCGGGCAGTTGAGGCGGTATTCGCATGTCTTCCGGCAATTGCACCGCGAGCTTGCGGTAGCGCTGCATAATCTCGTCCATGGGCGCGCACAGCACGACGCGGCCTTCGTGGACCATCGCGATCACATCGGCGACGCGCTGGACCTCGTCGAGCAGGTGCGACGAAAACACGACGGTGCGGCCTTCTTCGGCCACGGCGCGTATGATCGCGCCGAGTATGTCGCGCCGCACGACGGCATCGAGTCCCGATGACGGTTCGTCGAGCAGCAGCAACTCGGGCCGGTACGCGAGCGCGAGCAGCAAGCCGAGTTGCGCCCGCTGGCCGCGCGACAGGTTGCGGACGCGCATGCCCGGGTCAAGCCTGAACCACGCCTGCAATTCGGCGGCGTATTTTGCGTCCCAGGTGCGGTAGAACGCGCGCGTGTACCGGATGATTTCGTGTACGCGCATCCAGTCCGGCATCTCGCGGTTTTCACTGAGATACCCGATGCGCGCCAGCACGCCTTCCGGGTCTTTCACCGGGTCGCTGCCAAACACGCGCACCGTACCCGAGGCCGGCTTCAACAGCCCGAGCAGGAGTTTGATCAACGTCGTCTTGCCTGCGCCGTTCTCGCCGACCAGGCCGAACACGCAGCCCTCGGGGATGCTCAGCGTGACATTGTCCAGCGCGATTTTCTTACCGAAGCGCCGGCTTAGCGATTCCACGCGTACCACCGTGTCTGCAACCACCGATTCCGCACCCATCTTATTCCTCCTTGACCGATTGAGGAAGGATTTCCGAACCCCGTTTCCGGACCTCATCGAGCACGAGGTCCAGGTCAAAGCCCAGTTGCCGAGCCTCCGCCAGCAGCGCGTCGATGCGCTCGCGCACGATGCGCAATCGCTCGCGCCGCGCCAGCGGCGACACCAGATTCGCCACGCGCGTGCCCGCCCCGGCGCGCGAGGTCACGATGCCCGCCGCCTCGAGGTCCCGGTACGCCCGCGCAACGGTGTTCGGGTTGATGAGCAGGCGTTCCGCCAGCGCCCGGATCGACGGTAACTCGTCGTCGGGGGCCAACTGGCATGACGCCACGAGGTATTTCACCTGGTTCACGATCTGCAGGTAGATCGGCAAGCCGCTGTCCGTTGAAAGGTGAATGTGCATCGTCTTCAATGTCCGAATGTATTAATATCTTAATACATTCTGGCGCCTTTGTCAAGGGGAGATTTGAAAACTTGCAGCCCGGAGACCAGGGGCCGGCTGGCTGGTATTTCCCGCCGCTCCCGGCCAAGGCCCGCGTCCGCGGGCGCGCCAATGGGGGCCGGCCTTGCCCGGATTACACCCCGCCGCGGCCGGTCCGGGCCGCAGCTTCCTGTTCCAGCCGTGCGGCTTCCAGGGCCAGGCGGCGGAGGTGGTCCCGGATGTCCGGAGGCCATTCCTGAATCAGGGCGTCGAGCCTGGAAACGTCGTGGGCGTACAGCGCGCGGGACGCTTCCTCAAAGCCGGGCAGATTGCCGCACATGGCCCACATGAACTTGCCGGCCGCGTCCCAAGCCTCACGCGCGCGCTCACCGGCGCTGCCGCGCTTGCGCTCGTCGTCCACGAGCCGCCGCAGGGTGGCAGAAATCCCGCCGGGCTGCCGTCCCAGCCAGTCCCAGTGCCGCGGCAGCAGTGAAACCTCGCCGCCGACCACGCCGAGGTAGGGCCGCCCGGGCCCTTTTCGGGGCCGTGGAGCTTGTTGCGACGCGAAATGCGGATGCTCCGCGATGCGCGCCGCCACGTCCCCGGCGGTCCCGCGAAAATCAAAGTCGACCTGTTTCCCCGTCTGGTCTTCGAAGACGAGGACCGTTCCCGTTTCCCCGGCATCGAGACACGCCTTCGCACGTCGCAGCATGGCCGTCAGTTCGCCCGAAAATATGAGGCGGTCCCCGGCGAAGGCCGTATAGGTGCGTTTCTCCTGCACAAGTCCTCTCCTCTTTCATTTGGTGAAGCCCGGCATCGTAGTCCGGGCACGGCTAATTTTACCAGGGTAATTTTACTTTTTCAATTTTATCCGGGTAAAATCAGGCTCTAGAGAACGGGCAAGAGGACTTCGGCCTCCCCAAGAGACCGGGTCAGTGCGCGAACCAGTCCAGGGTGACGGCGGAAATGTCGCCGTAATCCGTTTCAGCAATCCACGCGCCGTGGTCCCAGTCGTCAAGCCAGACGAGGTCACATTCCACGCCAGCCGACTCCAAGCGCCGGTTCAGCGACCACGCATCCAGCGAAGAAGCGCCGAAGGTGTTGTCTTCGGTGCCGTGGACGATGCGGACGGGCGGCATGCCGGGTCCGATTTCTGCGAGTCCGGCTCCGCCCCAGAGCACGACCAGCGCGGCGACGTCGGCGGGCGCTCCGGTGTTGAGGCCGGGCAGGTCCGCACGGTCCTGCAGAAAATCCGCGGGTGCTGCGCACGTCTGTACCGCGGCGATGCCCCCCGCCGACTCGCCGGCCACGAAGACGCGGGCATACCCTTGCGCGGCGGCCCAACGCAACGCCTGCAAGAGGTCCACGCTGGCGGCGTGCATGGCGCGGAGCAGGTCCACGGACCAGTCGTCCGGCGCGGGCGGCGCATCGCCCGCGAGCCGGTAATCGATGGCCAGCGCGGCATATCCTGCCCGCGCGATATTTGCCGAGAGCCATACGATTTCACGCGCGGCGCGGGAACCTTCTTCAAAGCCGCCTCCATGAATCACAACGACCAGTTCGTCGGGCGCGGTGTCCATTGCGGCATAGAGGTCGGCGTACAGTGGCGAGGTGGCTTCGCCGCCCGCAACGTAGCCGCGGCCGTATTCGAGGGTTTGCACCGTGACGCCGGTCAGGTCCGGAACAACGTGGTCGTCGTCCGGGCATCCGCACAGAGCCAGCAGCGCCAGCGGGATCGCGGCCCATTGCGCGGGGGTGGTTCGAATCGCCATGAGGAAATGCCGGTAACGCATGTGCGCCGTCCTCCAGCCTGCCGCCATCGACGCTCGCTTGCTGTCGCGTCAACCCTCACTGTAGTCCGGGCGTGCCCGGAAATCAACGGAGAGCACGGGCGGTGCCGCGCTTGTGACTTCCCGATACGGCGGGGTGCGATTATTTTGGGGATTCGAGGGCGGCGTCATGGCGTTGCGGCGCAGGTCCCAGGAAGGTGTTAGCGCCGGTCTCGATGCCGGAGACGCCCGGGCCGCAGAATATGACGGCCGTCTGGTGTGCGCTGGACTGGAAGATGTTGCCCTCGATGCGCACGTCCCGCGTTTGCGTCGCGAAAGCGTCCGTGTCGTCCAGGCGAATCTCACAGTCTTTGTCCCCGTCATCTTTTTGCCCGTTCTCGATGAAAAGGTTGTCCGCAACGATGACGGAACAGGCGTCGGGCATCCACAGGCCTTCGCGGCCGCTGCATTCGACAAGACTGGAAGCGAGCGTGCAGCGTCGGCTGTCGCGTTCGATGGTGACGCCGCGCGACCCGTTGTCGCGGATGAGGTTGCCGCAGGCCAGCACATTCTCGCACCCTTCGAGGAAGTAGCCGCCCATCCGGCTTCCCGCCACGGTACAATTCACAAAACGCCCATTGCGGGACTGGAAGAAGTGGGTGCCGTCCGAATGCGAACCCTCAAGGCGGCTGGATTCCACGCTCCATCCGTCAACGTAATAAAACGCCACGGTGCCCTGATCGCGCCGGTCGCTGCCCGGAACGGGGCCCGGATGTGCGTCGAGGTAATCCCTGTATTCGTTGCAGCAGTTGACGGCTGTAAGGTTTGTGACGAAGACACCACGGACAGGCGCGTCTTCCGCGCCAAACACGCCCACGGCGTTGCTGGACAGGTCGCGGCAGGCGAGGGCATCGATGTGGATTTCGCCTGCGTTACCGGTTATCCGGACCCCCGCCACGTTGACCCCGGGATCCCACGTGTGCCTCGCCCCGATAATCTCGCCTCCGGAAAGACGCACATCGCTGACGTTCGCGATCAGGAAGGCTTGGCCGTCCTCTGCTATGGACTCGTCCAGCAAGAACCGTGCGCCCTCCATCCGCAGCACGGCATGACCGGGCACCCGCAGGCCTTGCGGGCCGGCGAGGACATAGTCTCCGGGCTCAAACTGGAAGACCGCGTGCGCGCCGTCCGCACCATCCAGGCAGGCCTGAATCCGCGACTGATGTCCGGGGGCATCCGCAGCGGGAAAGGGGCCAATGCGAAAGAAGGCGGGCGACTCTTCGCAGGTAATCCGCGACCGCGCAGCACAGCCGGCGGCCACCAGCAGGAACAACGAGAACAGTACTCGATAAGTCATGCGCGTTCGTCTTCGTTCAGCGGAAGGCACACCTTTCCGGCTCGCGAATGCCCCGTCGGTTCTGCTTCCGCCGACCAGCCAATCGCGGGTTATCGTCAAGAGCGCGTGCGTTCTCGCGCACCGGGCGGGACTATTTGCCCAGCTTCTTTTCTTTCTTCTTTTTCCGCTTCTCGATCAACGTAAGCTGGGCCTTCTTCTGGACCTCGCGTTTCCCTTTGTCCTTCTTTCCTTTGTCGCCCATGTCGGGTTCTCCCTCTTTGACAACATCCGCCTTCTTAACGCCTTGCGACTCGGTCTTCCTGCCAAACATGTGACACAAAGAACCAGCACATAGTAATTCATAACATCATTGTGCCACACGCGACAAGCTGCGACTGCAACCGAGGGCAAGACGCAATTCGCTTCTACGGTTCAGTGAGCAGTTCGCGAGGCCGCGCAGGGGGCAGTCTCGCCCGCCGGCACGGCCACGGCGACAAGACTTGCCCGGCGCATTGAGTCATGCGAGCCGATCGCATAGCATACCGGCGCCAAACCTTCAGGAGCCGCTCCCATGATGACAAAAGTCAGGCGCGCACTTGCCGCCGCCATTCTCGCTGTTCTGCTTGCCGCGCCGGTGCTCGCCGCGCCGGGCCCCCTATACCGCTTTGGGGACGGACTGGACAACTGCCGCCTCGTGTTTGAACGCGCAAAACGGGGACGCGTGGCGTTCATCGGCGGGTCGATCACGGCCAGCCCGGGCTGGCGCGATCTCACGTATGACCTCCTGCGGAAGCGGTTTCCGGACACGGCGTTCGACTTCATCAATGCGGGCGTCGGCGGGACGAACTCCACGTACGGCGCGTTTCGTTTGCAGGAAGACGTCTTCAAGAACGGACCGGTGGATCTCCTGTTCCTCGAATTCGCCGTAAATGACGCCGGTGAGCCGGTGCCGGACAACCGGCGCCTCCGTGCCATGGAGGGCATTGTCCGTCAGGCGCGGGCGCGCTGTCCTGAAATCGACATCCTGATGCTCTACTTCGCGGACACGGACAAGGTGGAAAGTTACGGGAAGGGCGAGACGCCGCAAGTCATCGAGGACCATGAGAGAATCGCCGCCTGCTACCACATTCCCGTTCTCTGTCTGGCCGAAGAAGTGACGCGGCGGATCGGCGCGGGCGAGTTCGACTGGCCGCAGTTCTCGGCGGATACGTGTCATCCCCTCAGAATGGGCCACGCGATATACGCGGAATGCATCGACGCGATGCTTACGGCGGCCTGGGCGCAGCAGCCGCCCGCCGATGCGCGGCCGAGCGCGCGCGCGTTGCCGCCGCCGCTCGACCCGCTGAACTACGAACGCGGGCGCTTCATTCCGTTCGGACAGGCGCAGGCGGGCGCCGGGTGGAGCCGGATTCCTCAGTGGGACACGGAGAAAAAGTGCAACTACGGGGGTGCGGTGGCCGTGCTCGCGGCGGAAACGCCCGGCGCCGCGTTTGAACTGGCGTTCGATGGCACGCTGATTGGCATCTCCGCCATCGCGGGCATGGACGCGGGTATCCTGGAAATCGCCGTTGACGACGGCCCGCCGCGGAAACTTGACCTCTTTGACGGCTACTGCGCGCAATTTCACCGGCCCGTATGCCGTGTCTTGGCCGAGGACCTGCCGCAAGGGCCGCACCGGCTCCGTGTGACGATGTCACCGGAGCGCAATCCCGGAAGCACGGGCCACGCGGCGCGCATCCTCAGCTTCGTGGCAAATTGACGGGCAACCGGAGGACATGGCCGCTGCGCGACTCGCGCACTTCCGACGCCCCGTCGCGCAAGTTGGTGTACACTGACGATGAACCGAATGACAACGG
Proteins encoded in this window:
- a CDS encoding ABC transporter ATP-binding protein produces the protein MGAESVVADTVVRVESLSRRFGKKIALDNVTLSIPEGCVFGLVGENGAGKTTLIKLLLGLLKPASGTVRVFGSDPVKDPEGVLARIGYLSENREMPDWMRVHEIIRYTRAFYRTWDAKYAAELQAWFRLDPGMRVRNLSRGQRAQLGLLLALAYRPELLLLDEPSSGLDAVVRRDILGAIIRAVAEEGRTVVFSSHLLDEVQRVADVIAMVHEGRVVLCAPMDEIMQRYRKLAVQLPEDMRIPPQLPGASGWEGAGRDWTVLVEDHTPGVDEALAAQGIQIVRDERPSLEDVFVARVRAGRAPRAEV
- a CDS encoding GntR family transcriptional regulator, with product MHIHLSTDSGLPIYLQIVNQVKYLVASCQLAPDDELPSIRALAERLLINPNTVARAYRDLEAAGIVTSRAGAGTRVANLVSPLARRERLRIVRERIDALLAEARQLGFDLDLVLDEVRKRGSEILPQSVKEE
- a CDS encoding DUF2239 family protein: MQEKRTYTAFAGDRLIFSGELTAMLRRAKACLDAGETGTVLVFEDQTGKQVDFDFRGTAGDVAARIAEHPHFASQQAPRPRKGPGRPYLGVVGGEVSLLPRHWDWLGRQPGGISATLRRLVDDERKRGSAGERAREAWDAAGKFMWAMCGNLPGFEEASRALYAHDVSRLDALIQEWPPDIRDHLRRLALEAARLEQEAAARTGRGGV
- a CDS encoding alpha/beta hydrolase codes for the protein MRYRHFLMAIRTTPAQWAAIPLALLALCGCPDDDHVVPDLTGVTVQTLEYGRGYVAGGEATSPLYADLYAAMDTAPDELVVVIHGGGFEEGSRAAREIVWLSANIARAGYAALAIDYRLAGDAPPAPDDWSVDLLRAMHAASVDLLQALRWAAAQGYARVFVAGESAGGIAAVQTCAAPADFLQDRADLPGLNTGAPADVAALVVLWGGAGLAEIGPGMPPVRIVHGTEDNTFGASSLDAWSLNRRLESAGVECDLVWLDDWDHGAWIAETDYGDISAVTLDWFAH
- a CDS encoding right-handed parallel beta-helix repeat-containing protein, giving the protein MTYRVLFSLFLLVAAGCAARSRITCEESPAFFRIGPFPAADAPGHQSRIQACLDGADGAHAVFQFEPGDYVLAGPQGLRVPGHAVLRMEGARFLLDESIAEDGQAFLIANVSDVRLSGGEIIGARHTWDPGVNVAGVRITGNAGEIHIDALACRDLSSNAVGVFGAEDAPVRGVFVTNLTAVNCCNEYRDYLDAHPGPVPGSDRRDQGTVAFYYVDGWSVESSRLEGSHSDGTHFFQSRNGRFVNCTVAGSRMGGYFLEGCENVLACGNLIRDNGSRGVTIERDSRRCTLASSLVECSGREGLWMPDACSVIVADNLFIENGQKDDGDKDCEIRLDDTDAFATQTRDVRIEGNIFQSSAHQTAVIFCGPGVSGIETGANTFLGPAPQRHDAALESPK